The Flavobacterium faecale genome has a segment encoding these proteins:
- a CDS encoding transposase — protein MPPYSPELNLIEILWRRIKYQWLDFDAYKSFENLKEKLNFVLTNFGIKYDIKF, from the coding sequence TTGCCACCTTATTCTCCAGAGTTAAACCTGATTGAAATTCTATGGCGGAGAATAAAATATCAATGGTTAGATTTTGATGCTTATAAATCATTCGAAAACCTCAAAGAAAAATTAAATTTTGTCCTGACTAATTTTGGAATAAAATACGACATTAAATTTTAA
- a CDS encoding MGH1-like glycoside hydrolase domain-containing protein, whose translation MNEELKRITENKTKEVPLVKWGSYLSERQWGTVREDYSANGDAWNYFPHDHARSRAYAWGEDGLGGISDNRQNLCFALALWNGKDPILKERLYGLTNSEGNHGEDVKELYYFLDNSPTHSYMKFLYKYPIDKFPYEDLIETNQKRSKLETEYELLDTGILEDKRYHDVTITYAKNNPDDICIKIEIVNRSAESAPLTVLPTLWFKNNWTKNSEPQKPTLQLQTKNCIAIDHSDLGTYNLYFQDTEDVLFTDNETNTEKIFNQKNDSVFVKDAFHEALCNHNKELKNQLVNRKFGTKCAPLYDLEIEAHSTKTIYLRLTNQNIEQPFDATFGAVFETRLAENNSFFDSFFRKGLSDDQKNIQRQAFAGLLWSKQFYNYNINQWLTQSPENIELAPERLLGRNVNWRHLVNQDVISMPDTWEYPWYAAWDLAFHCIPMGMIDPTFAKNQLLLIMREWYMSPNGQIPAYEWNFSDVNPPIQAWSALQVYKIENEIYKQQDVDFLKRIFQKLLINFTWWANRQDDNGNNIFNGGFLGLDNIAVIDRNNLPEGYSLEQVDATAWMAMYALNMMEIAIEITLHDATFEDLITKFYEHFILIANSLNQELWDYQDNFFYDLLFKPDGSKESLKIRSIVGITSMFAVAILPEQCGCKMDDFQKRRAFFNSITSDENFVQTNEKGDLLFSLLDKFRLEKLLGYLLDENEFLADNGIRAVSKYHEFHPFSITIAGIEQEISYEPGDSTSGMFGGNSNWRGPIWIPINYLIIKSLAKFGEFYGDSFKVEFPTRSGNLMNLSQIAQELSKRIISIFELDSNGARVVHGDYKDFYKMEENKDLVLFYEYFHGETGRGVGASHQTGWTAVVAELISKL comes from the coding sequence ATGAATGAAGAATTAAAACGAATAACCGAAAATAAAACAAAAGAAGTACCGCTAGTAAAATGGGGTTCCTACCTCTCTGAGCGACAATGGGGAACCGTACGAGAAGATTATAGTGCTAATGGTGATGCTTGGAATTATTTTCCGCATGATCATGCGCGGTCACGTGCCTATGCATGGGGCGAAGATGGACTGGGTGGGATATCAGACAACAGACAAAATTTGTGTTTTGCTCTAGCGTTATGGAATGGAAAAGATCCTATTCTAAAGGAAAGACTCTATGGTTTGACTAATAGCGAAGGAAATCATGGCGAAGATGTAAAGGAGTTATACTATTTTTTGGATAATTCCCCGACGCATTCCTATATGAAGTTTTTGTATAAATATCCTATCGATAAATTTCCGTATGAAGATTTGATTGAAACCAATCAAAAACGATCCAAGCTAGAAACTGAATATGAGTTACTGGATACCGGAATCCTTGAAGATAAACGATACCATGATGTTACCATTACCTATGCAAAGAACAATCCTGATGATATTTGTATCAAAATTGAGATTGTTAATCGTTCTGCCGAAAGCGCACCTTTAACCGTACTACCTACCCTATGGTTCAAAAACAATTGGACTAAAAATAGTGAACCACAGAAACCTACCTTACAATTACAGACCAAAAACTGTATTGCAATTGACCATAGCGATTTAGGAACTTATAATTTGTACTTTCAAGACACTGAAGACGTCCTATTTACAGATAATGAAACCAATACGGAAAAAATTTTCAATCAAAAAAATGATTCTGTATTTGTTAAAGATGCGTTTCATGAAGCGCTTTGCAACCATAATAAAGAATTAAAAAACCAACTTGTCAATCGAAAATTTGGAACGAAATGTGCTCCACTTTATGATTTAGAAATAGAAGCACATTCGACCAAAACAATTTATTTACGGCTTACAAACCAAAATATTGAACAACCCTTCGATGCTACTTTTGGAGCAGTATTTGAGACACGATTAGCTGAAAATAATTCGTTTTTTGATTCTTTTTTTCGAAAAGGACTATCAGACGATCAAAAGAATATTCAACGACAGGCTTTTGCTGGCTTACTGTGGAGCAAACAATTTTATAATTACAATATCAATCAGTGGCTCACGCAAAGTCCCGAGAATATCGAATTAGCTCCTGAACGTCTCCTGGGACGCAATGTCAATTGGAGGCACTTGGTTAATCAAGATGTAATCTCCATGCCTGACACTTGGGAATATCCTTGGTACGCCGCTTGGGATCTCGCTTTTCATTGCATTCCGATGGGAATGATTGATCCTACTTTTGCAAAAAACCAGCTGTTACTCATCATGCGGGAATGGTATATGAGTCCTAACGGTCAAATACCCGCTTATGAGTGGAACTTCTCCGACGTGAATCCTCCTATACAAGCGTGGTCGGCTTTGCAGGTATACAAAATTGAGAACGAGATTTACAAGCAACAAGATGTAGATTTTTTAAAGCGAATATTTCAAAAACTGTTGATCAACTTTACTTGGTGGGCAAACAGGCAGGACGATAACGGAAATAACATCTTCAACGGTGGTTTTTTGGGATTGGACAATATCGCTGTGATTGATCGAAATAATTTACCTGAGGGTTATTCTCTTGAACAAGTGGATGCTACGGCTTGGATGGCGATGTATGCGCTTAATATGATGGAAATAGCGATAGAAATCACTTTACATGATGCTACTTTTGAAGATTTAATTACAAAATTTTATGAACATTTCATTCTGATTGCCAATTCGTTAAATCAAGAACTTTGGGATTATCAAGACAACTTTTTCTATGATTTATTATTCAAACCTGATGGTAGTAAAGAGTCGTTAAAGATTCGATCCATAGTAGGAATTACTTCTATGTTTGCTGTAGCAATTTTGCCAGAACAATGCGGATGTAAAATGGATGATTTTCAAAAAAGAAGAGCTTTTTTCAATTCCATTACCTCAGACGAAAACTTCGTTCAGACCAACGAGAAAGGTGATTTACTTTTTTCATTATTGGATAAATTTCGATTAGAAAAACTACTCGGATATTTACTAGATGAAAATGAATTTTTGGCTGATAACGGCATTCGAGCAGTCTCCAAATACCATGAATTTCATCCATTTTCGATCACAATCGCGGGAATAGAACAAGAAATATCGTATGAACCTGGAGATTCAACTTCTGGTATGTTTGGGGGAAATTCTAACTGGAGAGGACCAATATGGATTCCGATCAATTACTTAATCATAAAATCATTGGCTAAATTTGGCGAATTTTATGGCGATAGTTTTAAAGTGGAATTCCCTACGCGCTCTGGCAACCTTATGAATTTATCTCAGATAGCTCAGGAATTAAGCAAAAGAATAATTTCTATTTTTGAGCTAGATTCTAATGGTGCAAGAGTAGTACATGGTGATTACAAAGATTTTTATAAAATGGAAGAAAATAAAGACTTAGTGCTATTTTATGAATATTTTCATGGCGAAACAGGTCGTGGCGTAGGTGCTTCACATCAAACAGGATGGACCGCCGTGGTTGCCGAATTGATTTCGAAATTATAA
- a CDS encoding transposase, whose protein sequence is MKGKRNEEQFRFKQEQIETLKSLEDSGYIDLYFGDQSHFGLSPNVPYAWQTKDNPILLPAAKGKYQNVVGLMTRKNKLYFETLETTFNSDRIISFMNRFVEQTIKKTIVILDNSPIHKSKKFMAKIEQWKEKRCFNLLFATLFSRVKPD, encoded by the coding sequence TTGAAAGGCAAACGCAACGAAGAACAATTTAGATTTAAACAAGAGCAGATAGAAACATTAAAGAGTTTGGAAGATAGCGGTTATATTGATTTATATTTTGGAGACCAAAGTCATTTTGGACTCTCTCCTAATGTGCCTTATGCTTGGCAAACAAAGGATAATCCAATTTTGTTACCCGCTGCTAAAGGTAAATATCAGAATGTAGTTGGATTAATGACCCGTAAAAATAAACTCTATTTCGAAACACTTGAAACAACCTTTAATTCAGATAGAATCATCAGTTTTATGAATCGATTTGTGGAACAAACCATTAAAAAAACCATTGTAATTCTTGACAATTCTCCCATACACAAATCAAAGAAGTTTATGGCTAAAATAGAACAATGGAAAGAAAAAAGATGTTTTAATTTACTTTTTGCCACCTTATTCTCCAGAGTTAAACCTGATTGA
- a CDS encoding helix-turn-helix domain-containing protein, protein MRYVTLKEEEVLVLEHLYQNSPNNTVRKRSQCLVLSHQRHKIKDLASIFKVSRRTIERWFDSWASIGVDSLAISEGRGAKTLLKDYTEEVSKQLELHNRNLKNVLIYFEEQHNIVICKKTLQNFLKVTGL, encoded by the coding sequence ATGAGATATGTAACACTAAAAGAAGAAGAGGTTTTGGTACTAGAGCACCTTTACCAAAATAGCCCTAATAATACTGTTAGGAAACGTAGTCAATGCCTTGTTTTATCACATCAAAGACACAAGATTAAAGACTTGGCTTCTATTTTTAAAGTCAGTCGCAGAACGATTGAACGTTGGTTTGATAGTTGGGCTAGTATTGGGGTTGATTCTCTTGCTATATCAGAAGGAAGAGGAGCAAAAACTCTTTTAAAAGACTATACGGAAGAAGTTTCCAAGCAATTAGAACTTCACAATAGAAATTTAAAAAATGTATTAATTTACTTTGAGGAGCAACACAATATTGTCATCTGCAAAAAGACTTTGCAGAATTTTTTAAAAGTTACTGGGCTATAA